Within the Candidatus Cloacimonadota bacterium genome, the region AAATTCATTTGCACCGCATGCCAATGGATCTATGATCCAGCCGAAAACGACAACATCCCCTTCGAAGACCTTCCCGAAGATTGGGTGTGCCCGGTTTGTGGCGTCGGCAAGGACTTCTTCGAGCCTGTCGACTAAATCTCAACACAATTCATCAGGAAAGCCTGCCCCAGGCGGGCTTTCCGCTGTTTATACCCTTAAAAAACCAAACTGAGGAACCGATGACCGAACAAGAATTCAACGAAATCTTGGATTTTGCCGTCCAGCGCGAGCAGGAGGCTGTCCAGTTTTACCACGATTTGCAAAAAGATGCAAACTTCGCCGGCCAGACTGAAATGCTTAAGGAACTGGAAGACATGGAGCTGGGACACATCGAGGTGATTGAAGGCATCCGTCGCCAAGGTGTCACCCAAGCGGATATCCCCACCGTCCCAAACCTGCGCATCTCCGAATATATCACCGCCGATGTGGAAGATTTGGATCTCAGCTATCCCAATATCCTGATTCGCGCCATGAAACGCGAGGAAAACTCCTTCAAACTCTACAGCGAGATGAGCCAAAAATTCCCCGATGGCGAAATCTCTCTCCTGTTCCGTAAGCTCGCCTCCGACGAAGCCAAACACAAACTCCTCTTTGAACGCCTCTACGACGATTGGATTAGCGCGGGAAATTGAAACTCGCCCTTGATACATCCCAAACCGCTGGGTCCATCGCGCTTTGGGAAAACGGACGCCCACTGTATTCAGCCTGTTTCGACATCAGCATCACCCACAGCGAAACGCTGATGCCCAAGCTGGATGCGGCGCTTGATTTTTGTAGCCGCCAGCCAAGCGACATCGAAGCCATTTATCTGGGAAATGGTCCCGGCTCTTTCACCGGTTTGCGCATCGGACTGGCCACCGCCAAAGGCATCGCCTTCGGGCTAAAAATCCCGCTGCGGGTCTTCTCTTCCCTCCAGCTTTGCGCGCTAAACCGTTATCGCTGTGGCAGAAACATCCTGGCTGTCGCGGATGCCAAAATGCGTGAAGTTTACGCCGCGCTCTACGATGAAAACCTGAATGAGCTTGTTCCCCCAGGCGTTTTTGAGCCAAGCGCCTTGTTGGATTGGAACCTCGGCGCACCCTACCTTGTGGGCAGCGGAGCAAAGCTGGTTCAGGCTCTTTTCGAAGAAAACAAGCTCCCCCTCGTTCCAGTTCCGGATTCACCTTTGAACGCTGCCGGACTCTTTCAACTTGCCGAAATCTTCCCGGAAAACGAGGAATATGATTTTGAAAAACTGGCAGCCTTGGAGCCATTTTATTTAAGGGAATCCACCGCGCAGGTGCGCGCCCAGACAAAGCTTCCCTGATTCCCGCCTATTGATGCACCCCAAACAAGAGCGTTAATTTCAAGATTGAGATTTACCCAGCCTTTCCACGCTAAATTCCTTATTTATTCTCCTGCACTTTCACCGTTTCCCGTTTATCAACGGATGCCTGTTTTCCATAATCATTCCGCTCGCCAACCTTTATCACTCGTGACTGGGCTAAATATTGGTTCAACCATGTTTTTCGTACGGAGTGAACTCTTTCATGGCTCAAAACACGACATTTTTTATCCTAACCCCAATCTTCAAAACAGGCACCAGCTTCAATGTGGACGTGAATGCCGGTGACCATGGCACAATTAGCAAC harbors:
- a CDS encoding rubredoxin; its protein translation is MQKFICTACQWIYDPAENDNIPFEDLPEDWVCPVCGVGKDFFEPVD
- a CDS encoding ferritin family protein, which encodes MTEQEFNEILDFAVQREQEAVQFYHDLQKDANFAGQTEMLKELEDMELGHIEVIEGIRRQGVTQADIPTVPNLRISEYITADVEDLDLSYPNILIRAMKREENSFKLYSEMSQKFPDGEISLLFRKLASDEAKHKLLFERLYDDWISAGN
- the tsaB gene encoding tRNA (adenosine(37)-N6)-threonylcarbamoyltransferase complex dimerization subunit type 1 TsaB translates to MKLALDTSQTAGSIALWENGRPLYSACFDISITHSETLMPKLDAALDFCSRQPSDIEAIYLGNGPGSFTGLRIGLATAKGIAFGLKIPLRVFSSLQLCALNRYRCGRNILAVADAKMREVYAALYDENLNELVPPGVFEPSALLDWNLGAPYLVGSGAKLVQALFEENKLPLVPVPDSPLNAAGLFQLAEIFPENEEYDFEKLAALEPFYLRESTAQVRAQTKLP